One Syntrophales bacterium DNA segment encodes these proteins:
- a CDS encoding response regulator: MSDSLDVIIVDDDPMVCNVIHDMIQSFYVWGDIRAFTNADEAYTYCRQKKAGVAIFVLDVYMGSTTGFTFLDVIIDKFPMAYEDTIIMTGHASDDVVNMCIASNITYLIEKPIRAYSLQLAVRAIVQKYLRFAKRILEDPVLAETVSGF; encoded by the coding sequence ATGTCGGACAGTCTGGATGTGATCATCGTCGACGATGACCCGATGGTCTGTAACGTGATCCATGACATGATCCAGTCGTTTTACGTCTGGGGCGACATCCGGGCGTTCACGAACGCCGACGAGGCCTACACCTATTGCCGCCAGAAAAAAGCGGGTGTGGCCATCTTCGTTCTCGACGTCTACATGGGCTCGACGACGGGATTCACGTTCCTGGACGTCATCATCGACAAGTTCCCCATGGCCTATGAAGACACCATCATCATGACGGGCCATGCCAGTGACGATGTCGTGAACATGTGCATCGCCTCCAACATCACCTACCTGATCGAAAAACCCATTCGCGCGTATTCCCTGCAGCTGGCCGTCCGGGCGATCGTGCAGAAATACCTGCGCTTTGCCAAGAGGATTTTGGAGGATCCGGTACTGGCCGAAACCGTTTCCGGCTTCTAG
- a CDS encoding SpoVR family protein — MELISQHTKEIMKGCKARARDAGLRFQDESLEYIVTNRDLLELGPKNMIPTMYDYWVHDVEVLREKGKYELYPTNPYETVINTRPAISFYNDNNPDWLNVMIFYHVLAHIDCFQNNLYYRNTWDEDFAGQALADKRTIAALRSEKGRWVDYVIEFARGIDNLVDHFGELSRISHPSEAQAVSRIDYYFDVFLQSVQKVSTADYLKEIDRYNRTVQDYDPMAESVFFTETRKKYPEFDALFERHKREKKAPAQDLLQYMEEHALWLQQADNQWMKTVMEIVRRTSLYFQPQIRTKILNEGWASYWHEKLFLSDDRIRGNEVNYARVNAGVTSMPRVGINPYALGMRLFQYLEEMADKGKISYEYQRLTDSHQRREFDRHTAQGRDFVFDVRENFNDFTLIHTFIDQDFINRNRLFVAGRRLNSQRGVWEYFVKSRKAEDYRKMILDTLYHPPFIRVDEEKTKDGLLYLRHVYEGRPLVREYIANTMLGIEYLWGGTVQLETTEEQPEISSGYDDIQPFFMPTATVDEPEEKKVVLRQIVYTMEKRKLTRVMM; from the coding sequence ATGGAACTCATCAGCCAGCACACCAAGGAGATCATGAAAGGCTGCAAGGCGAGGGCCCGGGACGCGGGTCTTCGCTTCCAGGACGAGAGCCTCGAATACATCGTGACCAACCGGGACCTCCTGGAGCTGGGCCCGAAAAACATGATCCCCACCATGTACGACTACTGGGTCCACGACGTCGAGGTGCTCCGGGAAAAGGGCAAGTACGAGCTGTACCCCACCAATCCCTACGAAACGGTCATCAACACCCGTCCGGCCATCTCCTTCTACAACGACAACAACCCCGACTGGCTCAACGTCATGATTTTCTATCATGTCCTGGCCCACATCGACTGTTTCCAGAACAACCTCTACTACCGGAACACCTGGGACGAGGACTTCGCCGGCCAGGCCCTCGCCGACAAGCGCACCATCGCCGCTCTCCGGTCCGAAAAGGGGCGCTGGGTCGACTACGTGATCGAGTTCGCCAGGGGTATCGACAATCTCGTCGATCATTTCGGGGAGCTGTCCCGCATCAGTCACCCCTCGGAGGCGCAGGCCGTCAGCCGGATCGACTATTACTTCGACGTGTTTCTCCAGTCCGTCCAGAAGGTCAGCACCGCGGATTACCTGAAGGAAATCGATCGCTACAACCGGACCGTCCAGGATTACGACCCGATGGCGGAGTCGGTTTTCTTCACCGAGACCAGGAAGAAATACCCCGAGTTCGACGCCCTGTTCGAGCGGCACAAACGGGAGAAGAAGGCGCCGGCCCAGGACCTGCTCCAGTACATGGAGGAGCATGCGCTCTGGCTGCAGCAGGCGGACAACCAGTGGATGAAGACCGTCATGGAGATCGTCCGCCGGACGTCCCTCTATTTCCAGCCGCAGATCCGCACAAAGATCCTCAACGAGGGCTGGGCCAGCTACTGGCACGAGAAGCTCTTCCTCTCCGACGACCGGATCCGGGGAAACGAGGTCAACTACGCCCGGGTCAACGCCGGCGTGACCTCCATGCCCAGGGTGGGCATCAACCCCTATGCCCTGGGGATGCGGCTGTTCCAGTACCTGGAGGAGATGGCCGACAAGGGGAAAATCTCCTACGAATACCAGCGCCTGACGGACAGCCACCAGCGGCGGGAGTTCGACCGGCACACCGCTCAGGGCCGTGATTTCGTTTTCGACGTGCGGGAGAACTTCAACGACTTCACCCTCATCCACACCTTCATCGACCAGGATTTCATCAACCGGAACCGGCTGTTCGTCGCCGGACGCCGACTCAACAGCCAGCGGGGGGTGTGGGAATATTTCGTCAAGAGCCGGAAAGCCGAAGACTACCGGAAGATGATCCTGGACACCCTCTACCATCCGCCGTTCATCCGGGTGGACGAGGAGAAGACGAAGGACGGACTCCTCTATCTCCGCCATGTCTACGAGGGGAGGCCCCTGGTCCGGGAATACATTGCCAACACCATGCTGGGGATCGAGTATCTCTGGGGGGGAACCGTCCAGTTGGAGACGACGGAAGAGCAGCCGGAGATCTCGTCGGGGTATGACGACATTCAGCCCTTCTTCATGCCCACCGCGACGGTGGACGAGCCGGAGGAGAAGAAGGTGGTTCTCCGGCAGATCGTCTACACGATGGAGAAACGGAAACTCACCCGGGTTATGATGTAG